One window of the Candidatus Saccharimonadales bacterium genome contains the following:
- a CDS encoding TrmH family RNA methyltransferase produces the protein MNIRLIGAKPYPKPWPDDPRYDPELLEKGDTRNVEDKYRYWTVEAIKADLDMKRTDLHVAIENWQHDLNIGTIVRTANAFNAAAVHVIGKRHWNRRGAMVTDRYLTIHHHRTIEEFKTAIGGRRIVVVDNLEGAQDLSKVVLPEHAVLVFGGEGPGVSRAMCKEAEMMVKIEQFGSTRSVNVGVAAGIVMYAWMSQYILGKR, from the coding sequence ATGAACATCAGACTCATAGGTGCTAAACCGTACCCAAAACCATGGCCAGATGACCCGCGTTACGATCCAGAGCTCCTCGAAAAAGGAGATACACGCAATGTTGAAGATAAATATCGTTACTGGACAGTTGAAGCTATAAAGGCTGATCTTGATATGAAGCGCACCGACCTTCATGTTGCTATTGAAAATTGGCAGCACGACCTTAATATCGGTACCATTGTTCGAACAGCTAACGCATTTAACGCTGCCGCCGTTCATGTTATTGGTAAGCGCCACTGGAATCGCCGAGGTGCCATGGTAACTGATAGATATCTCACCATACATCACCATAGAACTATCGAGGAGTTTAAGACGGCAATTGGAGGCAGGCGTATCGTTGTCGTGGATAATCTCGAAGGCGCGCAGGATCTATCGAAGGTGGTGCTTCCCGAGCATGCCGTGCTGGTGTTTGGAGGTGAAGGCCCGGGCGTAAGCCGAGCCATGTGCAAAGAAGCTGAAATGATGGTAAAAATTGAGCAGTTCGGCAGTACGCGCTCGGTAAACGTGGGTGTCGCCGCCGGAATTGTGATGTACGCCTGGATGAGCCAGTATATCCTTGGAAAGAGATGA